The genomic stretch ACGATCCCGCCTCCGAGCACGCGGTCGAACTCCCCGAGACCCACGACGAGACGGGGACGCTCGACCGACCGGACGTCGGTAATGGGCAGCGGCCGTTCCTCCGAAGCCAGGAGGGGCCGGCGGGAACCTTCTTCGGCGACGGGCCGGACGGCTTCTTCGACGAGACTGTTGAACTCGCCGCATTCCGGACACTTGCCCAGCCACTTGGGGCTGCGAGCCCCGCAGTGCTGGCAGGCGTACTCGACCCGGGTCTTGGCCATGGGGGCGTTCTCAACGGACGGCGAGGCCGGAGGGGATCCTTACTCGGGCTGCCGCTTTCCCCACTTGCGGTCCAGAAGCTGCTTGAAGCGGCGATCGCGCCGCACGTTTTCGAGGTCCGGATCCTTCAGGAGATGCTTGTAGTCGTTGTAGCCCAGCTCGAAGGCGCGCTTCAGGGCGTCGAAGGCCCCGTCCAGATTCTCCAGGTTCGAGTAGCTGCACGCAAGGTTATAAAACGCGATCGGGTCCCGGGGCCGCAGGTTGGCCAGTCGAAGATCCGCTTCCAGAGCCTCCTGGTGCCGGCCCGCCCGCGTCAGGGCCTGCCCGAGCGTCTGAAGCGCTTCAACCCGGCGCGGATCGAGTTCCAGGAGGGATCGCGCCAGGCTGATCTCGAAGTCGTCGAAAAGCGTCTGCGCGGGGTCGAGCGGAGCGCGGAGCTCCTTCTCGCGCCTGGGCTTGGCCATCGACCTTCTATCTTATTAGGCCGAGCGCCCGAGTCAAGGGCTCGCGGAGCCGCCGGAGCGCCTCGCCGCGATGAGACAGGGCGTTCTTGACCTCCGGGGGAAGTTCGGCCATGGTGCACCCGTGCCGGGGGACGATGAAGAGCGGATCGTACCCGAAACCGCCCGTGCCCCGGCGCTCGAAGCCGATGAGCCCCTCGCAGCAACCTTCCGCCTCCGCGACGATGCGACCCTGCGGATCGGCCACGACCACGACGGCGCGGTATCGGGCGGTGCGCTCCGGAGCCGGCACTCCGCGCAGCTCCGCCAGGAGCTTGTCGTTGTTGGCCTCGTCCCCCCCTCCCGACCAGCGCGCGGAATGAATGCCGGGCGCGCCTCCCAGGGCGTCCACCTCGAGCCCCGAATCGTCGGCCAGCGCCCACCGGCCCGAATGGCGCGCGGCGGCGATCGCCTTCTTGCGGGCGTTTTCCGAGAAGGTCGCGCCGTCCTCGACCACCTCCGGCAGATCGGCGATCTCCACGATCGATACGGGCAGATCGGCGTAGATCTGGCGGATCTCCCGGATTTTGCCCTTGTTCTTCGAGGCGATGACGATTTCGCGCGTCATCTCGGCGTCAGAGCTTGAGGGCGGCCAGGCGGCGCACGGCCTCTTCCAGCCGATCCTCGGTCACGGTCAGGGCCACGCGGACGAATCCCTCCGCGGCCCGCCCGAACCCGGAGCCCGGGAGCATGAGCACCCCCGCCTCGAGAGCCTTCTCCGCGAACTCCATCGAGGTCATGCCCTTCCGGGGCACCGCGAACCACACGTAGAGGCCCGCCTGCGGAGCCGGGACGTCCCAGCCGAGCTTCCGCGTGCCCTGGACGAAAATGTCGCGGCGGCGCCGGTACATCTCGCGGATGGCCTTCATGTCGCCCCCGCCCTCCCGGAGCACGCGGGCGACGGCCTTCTGGAAGCCCATGAACTGGCCGCTGTCGCAATTGGCCTTGAAGGACCGGACGATTTCGACGACCTCGGCGTTGCCGCAGATCCAGGCGACCCGCCACCCGGCCATGGAGAAGGTCTTCGTCATCGAGTGCACGGCGACGCCCACCTCGCGCGCCCCGGGGGTCTCCAGGAACGAAACGGGCGGCTCCTCGTAGTAGAGCTCCGCGTACGCTTCGTCGGAAACGACGATCGTTCCGTTCCGGCGCGCGAACTCGACGCATTGGCGGTAGAACTCCCGCGAAGCGACGGCGCCGGTGGGATTATTGGGATAGTTGACGTAGAGGATGCGCGCGCGGCGGGCCACCTCCGGGGGAACGGCCTCCAGATCCGGCAGGAAGCCGTTTTTCCGTTCCAGGGGGAGCACGTACGGCTCCGCCAGCGCAAAGATCGTTCCGGATCGATAGGGCGGATAACCCGGCTCGGGGCACAGCACGACGTCGCCGGGATTGGTCAGGGCCAGCGGCAGGTGGGCGATGACTTCCTTCGAGCCGACCCCCAGGCAGATTTCTCGGTTTTCCAGGGTCACGCCGTACCGCCGCTTCATGAAGGCGGCCACCGCGGCGCGGAATTCCTCGATGCCCTGGGAGGGAGAGTACTGGTGAATCCCCGGATCGTTCAGATGCGCCACGAGGGTATCGAGAAGCAGGCGGGGCGGCGGCTGATCCGGGTCGCCGATCCCGAGGTTGACGATATCCCGGCCTTCTTTTTCGAGCGCGGCGCGCTTGCGTTCGAATTCGGCGAAAAGGTACGGAGGGAGCTTCTTGAGGCGGTCGCTGGGCGCGAAAGGCATGGACGTTCTCCTCCCGTCCCGAGGACGGGCGCGGGTCTTCAGCGCTTGGAGTACTGGACGCCGCGGCGGGCGCCGCGCAGACCGTACTTCTTGCGCTCCTTCATGCGCGGATCCCGGGTCAGGAATCCCTGTCCGCGCAGGATGGTTTCCAGCGCCGGCTCCGCCTTCTTGAGGGCGCGGGCGATGCCGAGCTTGACGGCGCCGGCCTGGCCGGCGATGCCGCCGCCGTCGGCCAGAATGAAGACGTCGTAACGGCCGAAGGCCTTGGTCGCGTGGAGCGGGGCCAGGGCCGTCTGCCGGTCGTCCTCCGTCAGGAAGTATTGATCGAACGGACGGTGATTCACGGTGATGGTTCCCGCCCCGCGGGAGAGACGCACGCGGGCCACGGCGGTCTTGCGCCGTCCGGTGCCCCAGATGTATTCCTTCGCCAACGTCTGCTGCTCCGGCATTACTTGATCTC from Planctomycetota bacterium encodes the following:
- the rdgB gene encoding RdgB/HAM1 family non-canonical purine NTP pyrophosphatase — encoded protein: MTREIVIASKNKGKIREIRQIYADLPVSIVEIADLPEVVEDGATFSENARKKAIAAARHSGRWALADDSGLEVDALGGAPGIHSARWSGGGDEANNDKLLAELRGVPAPERTARYRAVVVVADPQGRIVAEAEGCCEGLIGFERRGTGGFGYDPLFIVPRHGCTMAELPPEVKNALSHRGEALRRLREPLTRALGLIR
- the rpsI gene encoding 30S ribosomal protein S9: MPEQQTLAKEYIWGTGRRKTAVARVRLSRGAGTITVNHRPFDQYFLTEDDRQTALAPLHATKAFGRYDVFILADGGGIAGQAGAVKLGIARALKKAEPALETILRGQGFLTRDPRMKERKKYGLRGARRGVQYSKR
- a CDS encoding aminotransferase class I/II-fold pyridoxal phosphate-dependent enzyme, which produces MPFAPSDRLKKLPPYLFAEFERKRAALEKEGRDIVNLGIGDPDQPPPRLLLDTLVAHLNDPGIHQYSPSQGIEEFRAAVAAFMKRRYGVTLENREICLGVGSKEVIAHLPLALTNPGDVVLCPEPGYPPYRSGTIFALAEPYVLPLERKNGFLPDLEAVPPEVARRARILYVNYPNNPTGAVASREFYRQCVEFARRNGTIVVSDEAYAELYYEEPPVSFLETPGAREVGVAVHSMTKTFSMAGWRVAWICGNAEVVEIVRSFKANCDSGQFMGFQKAVARVLREGGGDMKAIREMYRRRRDIFVQGTRKLGWDVPAPQAGLYVWFAVPRKGMTSMEFAEKALEAGVLMLPGSGFGRAAEGFVRVALTVTEDRLEEAVRRLAALKL